TTGGAAGCTTGCTCCATTTTGTCGTCATTCCCCTCATGCCAGACTTCCTTAAGCCGGGTTAAGCATAACCCGATTCTAAAAGTATATGTAACATCGCGGAATGAAGCAAGACCGAGCTGCCATGACTTTACTACCATATTCGTATATAATAGATCAAAGATCGATGTACATAGAAAGCTGGTGCTTAAATGAATGGACGTAAAGCAGTATATATTATCATAGGATTATGCGTGGTTCTAGCCTTATTCGTATACGGCTGTATCCACTATGTAGTAAATGCGCATTCGAGCTGAATGCGCATTTTTTATATCCGCTATTAATCCCACGGATGGGCAACTGTCAAATAATCCGCGAATTTCTTGCTTTCCTCGCGGCGGATCCGCCGCATCTCCGCACGATGCGAAGCCGTCTCATACAGCTTGAATTCCTCTTCGGACTCCGGAATGACCTTGGGCACGGGTACCGGGTGCCTATTCTGATCCAGAGCAACGAAGGTCAGGAAAGAGGTTGCCGCAACGATTCGCTCCCCGGTTAACAGATCTTCTTTAATGACCTTAACAAATACCTCGACAGATGTACGGCCCGTCCAAGTGACAAAAGACTCCAGGCATACGGAATCCGATGGCCGGATCGGCTGCAGAAAGTCAACGGAGTCGGTTGACGCCGTTACGACGGCACGCCGGCAATGCTTGGTCGCGGCAATGGACGCAATATCATCGATATAGGCCATCAGCTTGCCGCCAAATAACGTATTGTGGTTATTCACATCGGTCGGGAAAATTCTGGACGTCTTGTAGCATCTGGATTCGCGGGAAAAACGTTGTTCCATATCAGCCATCCTCTTTCCTTGTTTATTTCAGCCTACATGACCTTAAGGTGCAAGAAACACGGACAGCATTTGCCGTAGAGCGCGGTCAGCATCTACTTCCAAGCAGAACGTAATCTCTCTTCCAACAGCCGGAATAACCCGGCGGTCCGTAATAATCATGCCAGCCGTCAAGTCATGTCCGCAATCAATATCCGCATGCATGACTCTTGTGTTCACAAGAGACGGGTTAACCGCTACCAGCACCGCAAGCGGGTCATGCATCGGACATTCGCCAAGGTATTGATTGGTTTGGAGATAGAAATCGAAGTACTTTTCAAGCGATGTATGTAAAAAGTCAACGATTGGCTGTTTGTTATCCGGTGCAAGCTGACGAAGCTGGGCCA
This region of Paenibacillus sp. JDR-2 genomic DNA includes:
- a CDS encoding acyl-CoA thioesterase — its product is MEQRFSRESRCYKTSRIFPTDVNNHNTLFGGKLMAYIDDIASIAATKHCRRAVVTASTDSVDFLQPIRPSDSVCLESFVTWTGRTSVEVFVKVIKEDLLTGERIVAATSFLTFVALDQNRHPVPVPKVIPESEEEFKLYETASHRAEMRRIRREESKKFADYLTVAHPWD